A genomic window from Xenorhabdus cabanillasii includes:
- a CDS encoding glycine-rich domain-containing protein, translating into MDFYHPLFKLKNNTVEKMTNKMNKKEFLKKMESVNFENIIKKITKKHPNIARVWTEEGARDAVEQYKKFMFIVYKYENGDAYIAPSIEVDEIWHHHILDTKNYKKDCENIFGYFVHHFSYFPSSKNEEDTFKSMNNHFMKTQELYFKEFGEHMYEVDF; encoded by the coding sequence GTGGATTTTTATCACCCCTTATTTAAATTAAAAAATAATACGGTTGAAAAAATGACTAACAAAATGAATAAAAAAGAATTTTTAAAAAAAATGGAAAGTGTGAATTTTGAAAACATTATAAAGAAAATAACAAAAAAACATCCTAATATTGCTAGGGTATGGACAGAAGAAGGTGCACGTGATGCAGTGGAGCAATATAAAAAATTTATGTTCATTGTTTATAAATATGAGAATGGTGATGCATACATTGCTCCATCTATTGAAGTAGATGAAATATGGCATCATCATATTTTAGACACTAAAAACTATAAAAAAGATTGTGAAAATATTTTTGGTTATTTCGTACATCATTTTTCATATTTTCCATCATCTAAAAATGAAGAAGATACGTTCAAATCAATGAATAATCATTTTATGAAAACCCAAGAACTTTACTTCAAAGAGTTTGGTGAACATATGTATGAAGTAGATTTTTAA
- a CDS encoding Tn3 family transposase, with amino-acid sequence MRLAIKCAPAQASICRGESYHQLTSAIAKISGGKVLNGKDEIDLGINAESIRLIATIIIFYNAQLLCRLYEYF; translated from the coding sequence ATTCGTCTTGCCATAAAATGCGCGCCGGCACAAGCCTCCATCTGTCGTGGTGAATCTTACCATCAATTAACATCAGCAATAGCAAAGATTAGTGGCGGTAAGGTGTTAAATGGAAAAGATGAAATAGACTTGGGTATCAATGCAGAATCCATTCGCCTTATTGCAACAATAATTATTTTTTACAATGCACAGTTGCTATGTCGACTATATGAGTATTTTTAA
- a CDS encoding DUF1281 domain-containing protein gives MAEWCTNQLEITGKSVCLDVMQQWVCGEEVPRYRQAVLQSLRLFLAGCAGILKPTKPQTYTPYPALVRGTAAPTAQHLAFEQWLLLLQNNVPLNTDNIKRIDNLYRQSGLSLMSWDKVPEAARDIIARLLTRQYTDWFGMVGWSDTPDIGACWDKLNAYPQAAQPCDMLMIMSTNLATEINGSSTLLKGIATTAQFYDEQYGMEWPFGHHVRWERRNVSSLTVRFDSPWAPPSAELMGELSAMFDCEIRHWYSEASGQLKGYDCYDQGEHVDSGHGQSGRENRPALYLVTGEQAETALALPAIAVGQ, from the coding sequence ATGGCAGAATGGTGCACCAATCAACTGGAAATCACCGGCAAATCCGTCTGTCTCGATGTGATGCAACAGTGGGTCTGCGGGGAAGAAGTCCCCCGTTACCGTCAGGCGGTGTTACAAAGTCTGCGCCTGTTTCTGGCCGGTTGTGCGGGGATACTCAAACCCACCAAACCGCAGACTTACACGCCGTACCCGGCGCTGGTGCGCGGCACGGCGGCACCAACAGCGCAGCATCTGGCCTTTGAGCAGTGGTTGTTGCTGTTACAGAATAATGTGCCGTTGAATACGGACAATATTAAACGCATCGATAACCTGTACCGTCAGTCCGGTCTCAGCCTGATGTCCTGGGACAAGGTGCCGGAAGCAGCGCGTGATATTATCGCCCGTCTGCTGACCCGCCAGTATACCGACTGGTTCGGCATGGTGGGCTGGTCTGACACACCCGATATCGGGGCCTGCTGGGATAAGCTGAATGCGTACCCGCAGGCGGCACAGCCTTGCGACATGCTGATGATTATGTCAACGAATCTGGCGACCGAAATCAACGGTAGCAGCACCCTGCTGAAAGGCATTGCCACGACGGCGCAGTTTTACGATGAACAATACGGGATGGAATGGCCGTTTGGTCACCATGTTCGCTGGGAACGCCGCAATGTCAGCAGTTTAACCGTGCGTTTTGATTCCCCCTGGGCACCGCCTTCGGCGGAACTGATGGGCGAGCTGTCCGCGATGTTTGACTGTGAAATCCGCCACTGGTACAGCGAAGCATCAGGTCAGCTCAAAGGTTACGACTGTTATGATCAGGGCGAGCACGTGGACAGTGGCCACGGTCAGTCAGGCCGGGAAAACCGTCCGGCACTCTATCTGGTCACCGGAGAGCAGGCGGAAACGGCGCTGGCCCTGCCGGCTATCGCAGTCGGGCAATAA
- a CDS encoding tyrosine-type recombinase/integrase, with amino-acid sequence MSRGKNNMLHTVDTLSWEGLLEEYFFSHILRPDTEWSYRKVTRGFIRFMGEAASPAQVIHREVLRWRRHLLVEKKQSSHTWNNKVAHLRAIFNFGMERKLLPHTENPFNNAVVKKEKKKKKILSQSQITRINLLMGKFAEEERTEVMPRGGRCALYPTWYWSTVLATLRFTGMRQNQLLHLRLRDINLEGNSIELGLAGSKNHSEWEIPIVQPLKPRLAHLIERAVAAGAKADDPIFDLSRLSVPHPSRLSRYKYDINREKQQLRSFFRRLSRECDFAVSPHRYRHTVASTLMKSPDRNLPLVKRLLGHRNVATTMEYIDLDMEVTGKTLERELGLYTDRFDACSDEHE; translated from the coding sequence ATGAGCCGAGGAAAAAATAACATGTTGCACACAGTAGACACCCTCAGTTGGGAAGGATTATTAGAAGAGTACTTTTTTTCACATATCCTGAGACCGGATACCGAATGGAGTTATCGCAAGGTCACACGGGGTTTTATCCGGTTTATGGGGGAGGCGGCATCACCGGCGCAGGTTATTCACCGGGAGGTGCTGCGGTGGCGGCGTCACCTTCTGGTGGAGAAAAAGCAGTCGAGCCATACCTGGAATAATAAGGTGGCTCACCTGCGGGCGATTTTTAATTTCGGAATGGAGCGAAAACTGCTGCCTCACACCGAGAACCCGTTTAACAACGCCGTGGTTAAAAAAGAGAAGAAAAAGAAGAAGATTTTGAGTCAATCGCAGATAACCCGTATTAATCTGTTGATGGGGAAGTTTGCGGAAGAAGAAAGAACCGAGGTGATGCCACGGGGAGGGCGTTGTGCTCTGTATCCGACCTGGTATTGGTCAACGGTGCTGGCGACATTGCGCTTTACGGGGATGCGGCAGAATCAGTTGCTGCACCTGCGGTTACGGGATATCAATCTGGAAGGAAATTCGATTGAACTGGGTCTGGCAGGCAGCAAGAATCACAGTGAATGGGAGATACCGATTGTCCAGCCTCTCAAGCCCCGGCTGGCACATTTGATTGAACGGGCGGTGGCCGCCGGTGCGAAAGCGGATGATCCGATTTTTGACCTCAGCCGGTTAAGTGTGCCGCACCCAAGCCGGCTTTCCCGTTACAAATACGATATTAACCGGGAAAAACAACAGCTCCGCTCTTTTTTCCGCCGGTTATCCAGAGAGTGTGATTTTGCCGTCTCTCCGCACCGGTATCGTCACACGGTGGCTTCAACGCTGATGAAATCGCCGGATCGCAACCTGCCGCTGGTGAAACGATTACTGGGGCATCGTAATGTCGCAACGACGATGGAATACATTGATCTCGACATGGAAGTGACAGGGAAAACACTGGAGCGGGAACTGGGGTTATACACCGACCGCTTTGATGCGTGTTCCGATGAGCATGAATAA
- a CDS encoding protein-disulfide reductase DsbD — protein MMKRVLILFLLFSAIAASPITANALFERPEQNLYLPAEQAFMFDFQQKGDQLTLSWDIKPGYYLYRKQFIITPNQQATLGHIDFSKATAHEDEFFGKTEVYFQSAHIYIPILAATNNSTLQVKYQGCAEAGYCYPPETLTVPLRAVIASSSPKVSLSEPSLQKETLPKTHETPFSPLWALLIGIGIAFTPCILPMYPLISGIILGQQRPESLKRIFWLAMSYVQGMAITYTVLGLIVAAAGLQFQAALQSPYILAGLSILFILLALSMFGTYSLQLPSSVQTRLVNWSNQQKSGSYLGVFIMGMLAGLIASPCTTAPLSAILLYIAQSGNTVLGGLTLYLYAIGMGLPLIAVTLFGHKFLPRSGPWMQYVKEAFGFIILALPIFLLERVFGETWGIRLWSMLGVAFFSWAFVLTLNNKNGWLRTLQLILLTLALISSRPLQDWVWGTQATAQQQASLKFQQVSDWQELSQILAENRHKPVMLDLYADWCVACKEFEKYTFSAPQVQKQLSNFLLLQANVTENSARQKELLQKLKVLGLPTILFFDSQGKELSDSRVNGFMDAERFNRHLQHL, from the coding sequence ATGATGAAACGTGTTCTCATATTGTTTCTACTATTCAGTGCAATTGCTGCTTCTCCCATTACAGCCAACGCATTGTTTGAGCGGCCCGAACAGAATTTATATCTTCCCGCTGAACAAGCATTCATGTTTGATTTTCAGCAGAAAGGGGATCAACTGACTCTGAGCTGGGACATTAAACCCGGTTATTACCTCTATAGAAAACAGTTCATCATCACACCAAACCAACAAGCTACCTTAGGTCATATCGATTTTTCCAAGGCGACAGCGCATGAAGATGAGTTTTTTGGCAAAACCGAGGTCTATTTCCAATCAGCGCATATTTACATTCCCATCCTTGCTGCGACCAATAACTCAACTCTTCAGGTCAAATATCAAGGTTGTGCAGAAGCGGGGTATTGCTACCCCCCGGAAACACTTACCGTACCTCTGCGTGCTGTCATTGCTTCCTCTTCACCAAAAGTATCTCTGAGTGAACCTTCACTACAGAAAGAAACACTCCCCAAAACACATGAGACTCCCTTTTCACCGCTATGGGCGTTATTGATTGGTATTGGTATCGCATTTACGCCTTGCATTCTGCCTATGTACCCGCTGATTTCCGGCATTATTCTGGGGCAACAGAGACCTGAAAGCCTGAAACGTATTTTCTGGCTGGCGATGAGTTATGTGCAAGGAATGGCTATTACTTATACTGTATTGGGGTTAATCGTCGCTGCGGCAGGTCTACAGTTTCAGGCCGCATTGCAAAGCCCTTATATTCTGGCGGGGCTGTCCATACTGTTTATCTTACTTGCATTATCCATGTTTGGAACGTATTCACTACAGCTCCCTTCTTCCGTTCAAACCCGTCTGGTGAACTGGAGTAACCAGCAGAAAAGCGGCTCTTATTTGGGGGTATTTATTATGGGAATGCTGGCAGGACTGATTGCCTCTCCCTGTACAACAGCCCCACTTAGCGCCATCTTACTTTACATCGCCCAAAGTGGTAACACCGTGCTTGGTGGCCTGACACTTTACCTTTATGCAATAGGAATGGGATTACCACTCATCGCTGTTACTTTATTTGGTCACAAATTCTTACCCCGCAGCGGCCCATGGATGCAATACGTTAAAGAAGCATTCGGCTTTATTATTCTTGCACTGCCAATTTTTTTACTGGAAAGGGTCTTCGGTGAAACCTGGGGAATAAGATTGTGGAGCATGTTGGGTGTAGCCTTCTTCAGCTGGGCTTTTGTGTTAACACTCAACAACAAAAATGGTTGGCTACGTACCCTACAACTCATTCTACTGACACTGGCTTTAATCTCGTCACGCCCCTTGCAGGATTGGGTATGGGGAACTCAGGCTACAGCACAACAACAAGCATCTTTGAAATTTCAGCAAGTCAGTGACTGGCAGGAATTGAGCCAAATTCTGGCTGAAAACCGCCACAAACCGGTAATGTTGGATCTGTATGCAGATTGGTGTGTCGCCTGTAAAGAGTTCGAGAAATATACCTTCAGCGCCCCACAGGTGCAAAAACAGTTAAGCAATTTCCTCCTGTTGCAGGCTAATGTCACAGAAAATAGCGCCAGACAGAAAGAACTGCTGCAAAAATTGAAGGTACTTGGGCTTCCTACTATTTTGTTTTTTGACTCTCAGGGAAAAGAGCTATCCGATTCACGGGTTAATGGATTTATGGATGCAGAACGTTTCAACCGCCACTTGCAGCATCTATAG
- a CDS encoding anaerobic C4-dicarboxylate transporter has product MLAVELIIVLLAIFLGARLGGIGIGFAGALGVLVLSIIGVKPGSIPFDVISIIMGVIAAISVMQVAGGLDYLVQQTEKLLRRNPKYITILAPIVTYCLTLLAGTGNISLATQPVIAEVAKEQGIKPCRPLSTAVVAAQIGLTSSPISAAVVYMSSIMEGQGISYIQMLMVIIPSSFTAVILMSFIISWFFDSKLSNDPIYQKRLTDGLIELRSNQKIDIKPKAKLSVLLFLLGVIGIVIYAIINSPSVGLIEKSLMNTTNAILIIMLSIATLTTILCSVDTDAILNSSTFKAGMSACICILGVAWLGDTFVQANLDWIKATAGSLIHAQPWLLAVIFFFCSALLYSQAATAKALMPMALALHVTPLTAIASFSAVSGLFILPTYPTLVAAVQMDDTGTTRIGRFVFNHPFFIPGTIAVGLAVAFGFLFGDMVL; this is encoded by the coding sequence ATGTTAGCCGTAGAATTAATTATCGTTCTGCTGGCCATTTTTTTGGGGGCGCGATTAGGGGGAATCGGTATTGGCTTTGCCGGGGCACTTGGTGTCTTAGTTCTGTCTATAATCGGAGTCAAACCGGGAAGTATTCCATTTGACGTTATTTCAATCATCATGGGAGTCATTGCGGCTATTTCTGTCATGCAAGTAGCTGGTGGGCTAGATTATTTGGTTCAACAAACAGAGAAACTACTGCGAAGAAACCCGAAGTATATCACTATCCTCGCACCAATCGTCACTTATTGTTTGACGTTGTTGGCTGGAACAGGAAATATTTCTCTGGCAACACAACCCGTGATCGCCGAAGTAGCAAAAGAACAAGGCATTAAACCATGTCGGCCACTATCAACAGCCGTCGTAGCCGCACAAATTGGACTCACCTCTTCACCAATCTCCGCCGCAGTAGTTTATATGTCTTCTATTATGGAAGGGCAAGGTATTAGCTATATTCAAATGTTGATGGTAATAATCCCCTCATCGTTTACTGCGGTTATTTTGATGTCATTCATTATTTCATGGTTTTTCGATTCTAAATTGTCTAACGATCCGATTTATCAAAAACGCCTTACAGATGGTCTAATCGAACTACGCAGTAACCAAAAAATTGATATCAAACCAAAAGCTAAGCTCTCTGTCCTACTGTTTCTATTAGGGGTAATTGGGATCGTTATTTATGCAATTATCAACAGTCCGAGTGTCGGCCTTATTGAAAAATCCCTGATGAACACCACAAATGCAATTCTGATCATCATGCTCAGTATCGCTACCCTTACCACCATTCTCTGCTCTGTCGATACGGATGCCATTCTGAACTCAAGTACTTTTAAAGCAGGCATGAGTGCATGTATCTGTATTTTAGGGGTTGCATGGTTAGGGGATACTTTTGTACAGGCTAATCTTGACTGGATCAAAGCCACCGCCGGGAGTTTGATCCATGCTCAACCGTGGCTGCTGGCCGTTATTTTCTTCTTCTGTTCCGCTTTGCTTTATTCGCAAGCAGCAACAGCAAAAGCGTTGATGCCAATGGCGCTGGCACTGCATGTCACACCATTGACTGCAATTGCTTCGTTCTCTGCGGTTTCCGGTCTATTCATTTTGCCAACCTATCCGACACTGGTTGCAGCAGTGCAAATGGATGATACCGGAACTACCCGGATCGGACGCTTCGTTTTCAATCACCCGTTCTTCATTCCGGGAACAATTGCTGTTGGATTGGCTGTAGCATTCGGTTTCCTATTTGGAGACATGGTTCTGTAA
- a CDS encoding N-6 DNA methylase: MASRTDHQKAFISLFKQTARYQVFRDFCNCAMAAIHNKHCFSEELEQYYLKTIKKYERADVDRIVQLFSHVVLGLAQESGDFLGSVFMQLELGNKDLQQFFTPWEVARMMAQMQLHDAAGLLQTQPFVTLCDPCVGAGCMILAAADVLRELGHDPLCSLWVSVVDIDPLAAVMAYIQLSLSGIPAAVTIGNALHDGGNKRTRYTPAHYLGNWSARLREVKLIAA, translated from the coding sequence ATGGCATCCCGAACCGATCATCAGAAAGCATTCATTTCGCTGTTTAAGCAAACGGCCCGTTATCAGGTCTTCCGGGATTTTTGCAATTGTGCCATGGCGGCGATCCACAATAAGCACTGTTTCAGTGAGGAGCTAGAGCAGTATTACCTGAAAACCATCAAGAAGTACGAGCGGGCAGATGTTGACCGGATTGTACAGCTGTTTTCCCATGTGGTGCTCGGACTGGCGCAAGAGTCCGGTGACTTTCTCGGCAGTGTATTTATGCAGCTGGAACTGGGCAATAAAGATCTTCAGCAATTCTTTACCCCCTGGGAAGTGGCCAGAATGATGGCACAAATGCAGTTGCATGATGCGGCCGGGCTGTTGCAGACACAACCGTTTGTCACGCTGTGCGATCCGTGCGTCGGGGCGGGTTGTATGATACTGGCTGCCGCCGATGTACTGAGGGAATTGGGGCATGATCCGTTGTGCAGCCTGTGGGTGTCAGTGGTTGATATTGACCCGCTGGCGGCGGTGATGGCGTATATCCAGTTATCCCTGAGCGGTATTCCGGCCGCCGTCACCATTGGCAATGCTCTGCATGATGGCGGCAACAAACGGACGCGTTACACGCCCGCGCATTATCTGGGTAACTGGTCTGCGCGTTTGCGGGAGGTTAAGCTTATCGCCGCCTGA
- a CDS encoding TraI domain-containing protein, with product MFQRLKSCFTRQTRPQPKSFSSEDCRGYFQPQSADELLATPQRRQYLQQLWQNSALPNGLYQRFYLAPVKQLLGSVEQVPATQAEEWSALGGFADLTLQFTTCAVRLAKGHLLPPGVAPETQAAQGVLWQAAVFWAALFYHLPLLRQLEGELEDGQVWQPGIGIPDKPFRFRFRAPENIPSAPQEVLLAACLLPEKAMMWLVTVPEVWHCLMQHLNGRPSTVPLIEALLQAAAGQVHSPLRGKQEVSPSPAKEAVLSSECNPVPETTSTPPVSEITTPPPSVSDDTLTLLSLFQSPDGSSPQNQGKNHHSASKLTKRSKREKESIAPDSHLHSSFKDK from the coding sequence ATGTTTCAGCGTCTTAAATCCTGTTTTACCCGACAGACACGCCCGCAGCCCAAATCATTTTCGTCGGAAGATTGCCGGGGGTATTTTCAACCCCAATCAGCCGATGAATTGTTAGCAACGCCCCAGCGTCGGCAGTACCTCCAACAATTATGGCAAAACAGTGCACTCCCTAACGGGCTGTATCAGCGTTTTTATCTTGCACCGGTGAAGCAATTGCTGGGCAGTGTCGAACAGGTACCGGCAACACAGGCAGAGGAATGGTCAGCATTGGGGGGATTTGCTGACCTGACGCTACAATTTACCACCTGTGCCGTGCGGTTAGCGAAAGGGCATTTATTACCGCCGGGTGTAGCTCCGGAAACGCAGGCAGCACAGGGTGTCTTATGGCAGGCTGCGGTGTTCTGGGCGGCGTTGTTTTACCACCTGCCGTTGTTGCGGCAGCTCGAAGGGGAACTGGAAGACGGGCAGGTCTGGCAACCGGGCATTGGTATTCCCGACAAACCGTTTCGTTTCCGTTTTCGCGCACCGGAGAACATACCGTCGGCCCCGCAGGAAGTGTTGCTGGCAGCCTGTCTGTTACCGGAAAAAGCCATGATGTGGCTGGTGACCGTACCGGAAGTCTGGCACTGTCTGATGCAGCATCTCAATGGCCGGCCTTCCACTGTCCCGCTGATAGAGGCATTGCTTCAGGCGGCTGCCGGGCAGGTTCATTCCCCTTTGCGGGGGAAACAGGAAGTTTCTCCATCTCCGGCGAAGGAGGCGGTGTTATCTTCCGAATGCAATCCGGTACCGGAAACGACATCCACGCCTCCTGTCAGTGAAATCACAACCCCACCGCCATCCGTGTCTGACGATACCCTGACATTATTATCCTTATTTCAGTCACCTGATGGATCTTCGCCGCAAAATCAGGGAAAAAATCACCACTCCGCCTCGAAACTGACCAAACGGTCAAAACGAGAGAAAGAAAGTATTGCCCCTGACAGTCACCTGCATTCATCATTTAAAGATAAATAA
- a CDS encoding TA system toxin CbtA family protein, which translates to MTTLRLTVWQVIAAALLKRHFGLSLTDTALCETDTVAALIARGVRPSEAINELVDKYDLTRLNTQVIPRSTPYLDIHDELTVIFDSGLADRLFRQTGQ; encoded by the coding sequence ATGACCACGTTACGTTTAACCGTCTGGCAGGTGATTGCGGCGGCTTTGCTGAAACGGCATTTTGGTCTGAGCCTGACTGACACGGCACTGTGTGAAACTGACACGGTGGCAGCACTGATAGCCCGCGGTGTCCGGCCTTCTGAAGCCATTAACGAACTGGTGGATAAATACGACCTAACCCGGCTGAATACGCAGGTTATCCCGCGCAGTACGCCTTATCTGGATATCCACGATGAACTGACGGTTATTTTTGACAGCGGTCTGGCTGACAGGCTATTCAGGCAGACCGGACAGTAA
- a CDS encoding antirestriction protein yields the protein MPNNELIMLDSLALSVVFPDKTPLERLFLGFLLANTASTLCSDYQPEQWTSRQVSESLTYMVPTRAETYSVYLPVTQLTVTLSADAFGLAVTAIVSARIAVPDTQNKEAYRFCALQEYAQQHPESGLIASVMTLKPGEDVISPSLIHNKNNHH from the coding sequence ATGCCAAATAATGAACTGATTATGCTGGACAGTCTTGCGCTGTCGGTCGTGTTTCCCGACAAAACCCCGCTGGAACGGTTGTTTCTGGGATTCCTGCTGGCGAATACCGCATCGACGTTATGTAGCGATTATCAGCCTGAACAGTGGACAAGCCGACAGGTGTCTGAATCGCTGACTTATATGGTGCCGACACGGGCGGAAACGTATTCCGTTTACCTGCCGGTTACGCAGCTGACGGTCACGCTTTCAGCCGATGCCTTCGGGCTGGCGGTCACGGCCATCGTATCAGCCCGTATCGCGGTGCCGGATACACAGAATAAGGAGGCGTATCGGTTCTGCGCATTGCAGGAGTATGCGCAGCAGCACCCGGAAAGCGGCCTGATAGCCTCGGTCATGACACTGAAACCCGGAGAGGACGTTATCAGTCCGTCACTTATCCATAACAAAAATAATCATCATTAA
- a CDS encoding antirestriction protein → MQQNTPPITDIVPASEHSPFAEIFPHTGSLELTLLEHTFIKAAAVLCDDNRCDQWQYRKVSDTIAYIVPVRPDSSGVRVETTDFKGEVSADAFGLMVTLSVLGYLTALMKLDGYAERFCALREYALQHPQAQCIRAALGLKGA, encoded by the coding sequence ATGCAACAAAATACACCTCCGATCACGGACATCGTGCCCGCGTCTGAACACTCCCCCTTTGCTGAAATTTTTCCGCACACCGGTTCGCTGGAGCTGACGCTGCTGGAGCATACGTTCATTAAAGCCGCCGCCGTGCTGTGTGATGATAACCGGTGTGATCAGTGGCAGTACCGGAAAGTGTCAGACACTATCGCCTATATTGTACCGGTACGGCCGGATTCCTCAGGGGTCAGGGTTGAAACAACGGATTTTAAAGGTGAGGTTTCTGCCGATGCCTTCGGACTGATGGTCACCCTGAGCGTATTGGGGTATCTGACGGCCCTGATGAAGCTGGACGGGTACGCTGAACGGTTTTGCGCCCTGCGAGAATATGCGTTGCAACATCCTCAGGCTCAGTGTATCCGGGCGGCTTTGGGCTTAAAGGGTGCATAA
- the dicD gene encoding division control transcriptional repressor DicD has translation MQREYVLSHSLNLLEQHGLSATLETLLTPLNIDINHIKHFWPDREALLYDCLRYHSQQIEAWQRHILLDETLSPEQKLLARYDTLKEKVREQRYPGCLFIAACGAFPDTDHPIHQLAELQKQNSFHYTIGLLQQIGIEDSEQVAKQMELILEGCLSKLLVKRELEDVITAKLLAQDILIIAKCRKDGALS, from the coding sequence GTGCAACGTGAATATGTGCTTAGTCATAGTCTGAATTTACTTGAGCAACATGGTTTATCAGCAACATTGGAAACACTTTTAACTCCCCTCAATATTGATATCAACCACATAAAACATTTCTGGCCTGATCGCGAGGCCCTGCTCTACGATTGTTTACGCTATCATAGTCAGCAAATTGAAGCCTGGCAGCGTCATATCTTGTTGGATGAAACCTTAAGCCCGGAGCAGAAATTATTGGCCCGTTACGATACGCTAAAGGAAAAGGTACGAGAGCAGCGCTATCCCGGTTGTTTGTTCATTGCAGCTTGTGGCGCTTTTCCTGATACTGACCATCCGATTCATCAACTGGCAGAGTTACAAAAACAGAATTCTTTTCACTATACGATCGGGTTATTACAGCAAATTGGTATCGAAGATAGTGAACAGGTTGCCAAACAGATGGAACTTATCCTTGAAGGCTGTCTCAGCAAACTATTAGTGAAAAGAGAACTTGAGGATGTGATTACGGCGAAATTACTGGCTCAGGATATTCTGATCATTGCTAAATGCCGGAAAGACGGCGCTTTGAGCTGA
- a CDS encoding DNA adenine methylase: protein MHLQVNCVYVEPYSGVSSILLGKSISYSEVYNDLDQELFNLFLVLRDKEQSKRLHELCQLTPYSRDEFALGYEPATDFVERARRMIVRSAMGFSGGAACGHKTGFRCDAKRPSATHAHVWKKYPAVIKWVCARLRGVNIENRPAVDCIQYHDSLNTLFYVDPPYLHNTRNLNLSGSVYKYEMTEDEHVYLLSTLKNCDGMVVLSGYDSALYNDLLPGWRKEEKTARISAGKGTGLKTECLWISPYCDEMLRQSGNTNICHTSQGAYIT, encoded by the coding sequence CTGCATCTTCAAGTTAATTGCGTATATGTTGAGCCATATTCGGGTGTATCTTCTATTTTACTAGGAAAGTCAATTAGTTATAGCGAAGTTTATAACGACTTAGATCAAGAGTTGTTCAATCTATTCCTTGTTTTAAGAGATAAAGAGCAATCAAAACGCTTGCATGAGCTTTGCCAACTCACACCATACAGTCGAGATGAGTTTGCATTAGGTTATGAACCCGCCACTGACTTTGTCGAGCGGGCAAGAAGAATGATCGTTCGTAGTGCGATGGGTTTTAGTGGTGGCGCAGCGTGCGGTCATAAGACGGGATTTCGATGTGATGCAAAGCGCCCGAGTGCTACACATGCCCATGTATGGAAGAAGTATCCCGCTGTCATTAAATGGGTTTGTGCTCGTCTCCGTGGTGTCAATATCGAAAACCGACCTGCTGTTGACTGTATTCAATATCATGATTCGCTCAATACGCTTTTCTATGTTGATCCGCCATACCTGCACAATACGAGAAATTTAAACTTATCGGGTAGTGTGTATAAATATGAAATGACGGAAGATGAACACGTCTATTTGCTGTCTACATTAAAAAACTGTGACGGCATGGTGGTTTTAAGTGGATATGATTCAGCACTGTACAATGACCTTTTGCCAGGTTGGCGAAAAGAAGAAAAAACAGCGCGTATTTCAGCGGGGAAAGGTACTGGATTAAAGACTGAATGCTTATGGATAAGTCCTTATTGTGACGAAATGCTAAGGCAGAGTGGAAATACAAACATATGTCACACATCACAAGGGGCATACATCACATGA